A region of Malaciobacter marinus DNA encodes the following proteins:
- a CDS encoding tetratricopeptide repeat protein, producing the protein MSLKENVDFVKNELNSEEKFLESFVKIERFYKKNKALIITSIIVVVVAIIGFSVKNYIDNENKLKANIAFNKFLNDVNNQEALKTLEETNKKLYNMALYLKAKKNGQTADVNVLFFNSLSKYQKALKEQSIEKLNDVSMDPNFLLKEFAIFNKALIEAKDGKYEDAKITLKLIQKESKAYELVKILNHYLLTK; encoded by the coding sequence ATGAGTTTAAAAGAGAATGTGGATTTTGTTAAAAATGAACTAAATAGTGAAGAAAAATTTCTTGAAAGTTTTGTGAAAATTGAGAGATTTTATAAAAAAAATAAAGCACTAATAATTACATCTATAATAGTTGTTGTTGTAGCTATTATTGGATTTAGTGTAAAAAACTACATTGATAATGAAAATAAACTAAAAGCAAATATTGCTTTTAACAAATTTTTAAATGATGTAAACAATCAAGAAGCATTAAAAACATTAGAAGAAACAAATAAAAAACTTTACAATATGGCACTATATTTAAAAGCTAAAAAAAATGGTCAAACAGCTGATGTTAACGTACTTTTTTTCAATAGTTTAAGTAAATATCAAAAAGCTTTAAAAGAGCAAAGTATTGAAAAGTTAAATGATGTTTCAATGGATCCAAATTTTTTATTAAAAGAGTTTGCAATTTTCAATAAAGCATTAATTGAAGCAAAAGATGGAAAATATGAAGATGCAAAGATTACTTTAAAACTTATTCAAAAAGAGTCAAAAGCATATGAATTAGTGAAAATTTTAAATCACTATTTACTTACAAAATAG
- a CDS encoding S41 family peptidase, which translates to MKKFLLASSFALVLSHGLFAKEKSEELTQSRFESLTKLTQVIGTVEKYYVDDVKLQEIVNKAIKGLMQELDAHSSFLDKKSTKEMSIQTNGEFGGLGITVGMRDSALTVISPIDGTPAYEAGIKSGDIILKIDDKSTLNMTLNDAVGLMRGKPKTKINLTVVRKGENKPLKITIVRDIIKVQSVFSKKIDDNLLYLRIASFDKKVTDKLKDIIKKHTKTKGIVLDLRNNPGGLLAQAISVTDLFVDSGVIVSQKGRDASDEEKFYAKYTNTLTDVPMVVLVNAGSASASEIVSGALQDHKRAIIIGEKTFGKGSVQAVLPIVKDRSENIKLTIAKYYLPSGRTIQAKGITPDIIAFAGKTVTEPSNDFQIKEADLKKHLEEELEKVEDKKTKKEVKSGKDKEKVEKKEEDKEKEEIITKKDIQNDNQINSAINILKSLIIMK; encoded by the coding sequence ATGAAAAAATTTCTATTGGCTTCATCTTTTGCTTTAGTACTTTCGCATGGTTTATTTGCAAAAGAAAAAAGTGAGGAGCTAACGCAAAGTAGATTTGAATCATTAACTAAACTAACACAAGTTATTGGTACAGTTGAAAAATACTATGTTGATGATGTTAAACTTCAAGAGATTGTAAATAAAGCAATAAAAGGTTTGATGCAAGAATTAGATGCTCACTCATCATTTTTGGATAAAAAATCTACAAAAGAGATGTCAATTCAAACAAATGGTGAATTTGGTGGTTTGGGAATTACTGTAGGAATGAGAGACTCAGCATTAACTGTTATATCACCAATTGATGGAACACCTGCATATGAAGCTGGAATAAAATCTGGAGATATAATTTTAAAAATTGATGATAAATCAACATTAAATATGACTTTAAATGATGCTGTAGGATTAATGAGAGGAAAACCAAAAACTAAAATTAATTTGACTGTTGTAAGAAAAGGTGAAAATAAACCTCTTAAAATAACAATAGTAAGAGACATAATTAAAGTGCAATCTGTATTTTCAAAAAAAATCGATGATAATTTATTATATTTAAGAATTGCAAGTTTTGATAAAAAAGTGACTGATAAACTAAAAGATATTATAAAAAAACATACTAAAACAAAAGGTATAGTTTTAGATTTGAGAAACAATCCTGGTGGTCTTTTGGCACAAGCTATATCAGTAACAGATCTTTTTGTTGATTCAGGTGTAATTGTATCTCAAAAAGGTAGAGATGCAAGTGATGAAGAAAAGTTTTATGCAAAATATACTAATACTTTAACTGATGTCCCAATGGTTGTTTTAGTAAATGCAGGAAGTGCAAGTGCAAGTGAGATTGTAAGTGGTGCTTTACAAGATCATAAAAGAGCAATTATTATAGGAGAAAAAACTTTTGGAAAAGGTTCAGTTCAAGCAGTATTACCAATAGTAAAAGATAGAAGTGAAAATATTAAGCTTACAATAGCAAAATATTATTTACCAAGTGGAAGAACTATTCAAGCAAAAGGAATAACTCCTGATATTATTGCATTTGCAGGAAAAACTGTAACTGAGCCTTCAAATGATTTTCAAATAAAAGAAGCAGACTTAAAAAAACATTTAGAAGAAGAGCTTGAAAAAGTTGAAGATAAAAAAACAAAAAAAGAAGTAAAATCTGGAAAAGATAAAGAAAAAGTAGAAAAGAAAGAAGAAGATAAAGAGAAAGAAGAGATTATTACAAAAAAAGATATACAAAATGATAATCAAATCAATTCAGCTATTAATATTTTAAAAAGTTTAATAATTATGAAATAG
- the purC gene encoding phosphoribosylaminoimidazolesuccinocarboxamide synthase, whose protein sequence is MTKTELLYEGKAKKIWKTEDENFLVSEFKDDLTAFNGEKKSSEEGKGALNNQISSALFELLNEKGIQTHFVKMLDDNNMLHKSCEVIKIEVIVRNIATGSLSKNLGIDNGKVLPFTLVEFDYKNDALGDPKLNDQHALILGLVKHQDELDKIRRVAREINDILKPFFFEKGLKLVDFKLEFGKDKNGNIILIDELSPDNCRFWDIESGESLDKDRFRQGKGGLKVAYTQVLNRILNK, encoded by the coding sequence ATGACTAAGACAGAACTTTTATATGAGGGTAAAGCGAAAAAAATTTGGAAAACAGAAGATGAAAATTTTCTTGTTTCTGAATTTAAGGATGATTTAACAGCGTTTAATGGAGAAAAAAAATCAAGTGAAGAGGGAAAAGGTGCTTTAAATAACCAAATCTCAAGTGCACTTTTTGAACTATTAAATGAAAAAGGAATTCAAACTCATTTTGTAAAAATGCTTGATGATAATAATATGCTTCATAAATCTTGTGAAGTAATAAAGATTGAAGTTATTGTAAGAAATATAGCAACAGGATCTTTAAGTAAAAACTTAGGAATTGATAATGGTAAAGTATTACCATTTACTTTAGTAGAGTTTGATTATAAAAATGATGCTTTAGGAGATCCAAAATTAAATGACCAACATGCATTAATTTTAGGTTTAGTTAAACACCAAGATGAACTAGACAAAATTAGAAGAGTTGCAAGAGAAATAAATGATATATTAAAACCTTTCTTTTTTGAAAAAGGATTAAAACTTGTAGATTTTAAATTAGAGTTTGGAAAAGATAAAAATGGTAATATTATTTTAATAGATGAATTAAGTCCTGATAATTGCAGATTTTGGGATATAGAATCTGGTGAATCATTAGATAAAGATAGATTTAGACAAGGTAAAGGTGGGCTAAAAGTTGCCTATACTCAAGTATTAAATAGAATTTTAAATAAATAA
- the purS gene encoding phosphoribosylformylglycinamidine synthase subunit PurS → MKAIVNVALKQGVLDDQGKATHHALDTLGFKEVVKDVRIGKQIVIELNSSSKEIAKAEVTNMCEKLLANTVIEDYEIEIVG, encoded by the coding sequence TTGAAAGCAATTGTAAATGTGGCATTAAAACAAGGTGTTTTAGATGATCAAGGTAAAGCAACACATCATGCATTAGATACATTGGGGTTCAAAGAAGTAGTTAAAGATGTAAGAATAGGTAAACAAATTGTTATTGAACTTAATTCTTCAAGCAAAGAAATTGCAAAAGCTGAAGTTACAAATATGTGTGAGAAACTGCTTGCAAATACTGTAATAGAAGATTATGAAATTGAAATTGTAGGTTAA
- the purQ gene encoding phosphoribosylformylglycinamidine synthase I — MNVTVLQFPGTNCEYDTKYAFEKLGCNVEIIWHKDTTLPENTDLLVIPGGFSYGDYLRSGAIARFANIMNAVQEYASNGGKVLGICNGFQILLEAGLLPGAMKRNDSLHFISKFNYLKVINNDNVFLKELNIGDIVNIPVAHHDGNYFIDETGLKELESNNQILLKYCEKDGNEQNLNGSVSQIAGICNKEKNIFGLMPHPERAIEQLLGGDDGIRMLQGFFK; from the coding sequence ATGAATGTAACAGTATTACAATTTCCCGGAACAAATTGTGAATATGATACAAAATATGCCTTTGAAAAACTTGGGTGTAATGTAGAAATTATTTGGCATAAAGATACAACTTTACCAGAGAATACTGATCTTTTAGTAATACCTGGTGGATTTTCATATGGAGATTATCTAAGAAGTGGTGCAATTGCAAGATTTGCAAATATTATGAATGCAGTACAAGAATATGCTTCAAATGGTGGTAAAGTTTTAGGTATTTGTAATGGTTTTCAAATTCTTTTAGAAGCAGGCTTACTTCCTGGTGCTATGAAAAGAAATGACTCTTTACATTTTATTTCTAAGTTTAACTATTTAAAAGTTATTAATAATGATAATGTATTTTTAAAAGAGTTAAATATTGGTGATATAGTTAATATTCCCGTTGCACATCATGATGGAAACTATTTTATTGATGAAACAGGATTAAAAGAGTTAGAATCAAATAATCAAATATTATTAAAATATTGTGAAAAAGATGGAAATGAACAAAATCTAAATGGTTCTGTTTCTCAAATTGCAGGAATCTGTAATAAGGAAAAGAATATATTTGGACTTATGCCCCATCCTGAAAGAGCAATAGAACAACTACTTGGTGGAGATGATGGAATAAGAATGCTACAAGGCTTTTTTAAATAA
- a CDS encoding lysophospholipid acyltransferase family protein — MSRIRALLVVIQFSLTVAVTIFFMYLFRNHTHKVIKIWMKFQMFFLGIKLEEEGSLDETCDMVILNHQSLLDIIVMEYIHSKNLAWVAKKEITDLPFFGHIIKAPRMISIDRENKAGLVKLLRESKDRLSKGRPIAIFPEGTRTDGKTILPFKSGAKMVANKLKLRVQPVVMLNTRKILDSKKLTCNPGIVKVIYLEPVQASNDTDWFKQTELKMNEILKEKSKNEF; from the coding sequence TTGTCAAGAATTAGAGCACTTTTAGTTGTTATACAATTTTCATTAACAGTTGCGGTTACAATATTTTTCATGTATTTATTTAGAAATCATACACATAAAGTAATAAAAATATGGATGAAATTTCAAATGTTTTTTCTTGGAATAAAATTAGAAGAAGAGGGTTCTTTAGACGAAACATGTGATATGGTTATTTTAAATCATCAAAGTTTATTAGATATTATAGTAATGGAATATATACACTCAAAAAACTTAGCATGGGTAGCTAAAAAAGAGATTACTGATTTACCTTTTTTTGGACATATCATAAAAGCTCCAAGAATGATATCTATTGACAGAGAGAATAAAGCTGGACTTGTTAAACTATTAAGAGAGTCAAAAGATAGATTATCTAAAGGAAGACCAATAGCAATTTTTCCAGAAGGCACAAGAACAGATGGAAAAACTATACTTCCTTTTAAAAGTGGTGCAAAGATGGTTGCAAATAAATTAAAATTAAGAGTTCAACCTGTTGTTATGTTAAACACAAGAAAGATACTAGACTCAAAAAAACTTACATGTAATCCAGGTATTGTAAAAGTGATTTATCTTGAACCTGTTCAAGCTTCAAATGATACTGATTGGTTTAAACAAACTGAATTAAAAATGAATGAAATATTAAAAGAAAAGTCAAAAAATGAGTTTTAA
- the crcB gene encoding fluoride efflux transporter CrcB — MSFNWPAVLAIGFGGFIGAVARAYTVHFTNKYIPLEFPLGILVVNILGSFLIGLVFAVFAHYNLNDNLKMFLTTGFLGALTTYSTFAIETFFLFQSSFIIAVANIALNVFGTIFAAAFGYKVLQFFLNH, encoded by the coding sequence ATGAGTTTTAATTGGCCTGCTGTTTTAGCAATAGGTTTTGGAGGATTTATTGGAGCAGTTGCTAGAGCATACACTGTACATTTTACTAATAAGTATATTCCTTTAGAGTTTCCATTAGGAATATTAGTTGTAAATATCTTAGGAAGTTTTTTAATAGGTTTAGTTTTTGCAGTTTTTGCCCATTATAATTTAAATGATAATTTAAAAATGTTTTTAACTACAGGTTTTTTAGGAGCATTAACTACTTATTCTACATTTGCAATTGAAACATTTTTTCTTTTTCAAAGTTCTTTTATAATTGCTGTTGCAAATATAGCTTTAAATGTTTTTGGTACTATATTCGCTGCAGCTTTTGGGTACAAGGTTTTACAGTTTTTTCTTAATCATTAG
- a CDS encoding helix-turn-helix domain-containing protein: MEIYERINQILKEKKLTKKEFAARLLAVNPKVNRIGEAPSVSSIYAYLNGTSSIKADFIPYIAEALNVAEQELFEDNSNSRSRYLKYILKDLSKNELELIKNRIEDLCHWEQEMTKQVEKIYTYKTNKDKIDELISLLPYMPDALYDNVVKKVREIKDFTDSY; this comes from the coding sequence ATGGAAATTTATGAAAGAATCAATCAAATATTAAAAGAAAAAAAACTTACAAAAAAGGAATTTGCTGCTAGATTACTTGCTGTAAATCCAAAAGTTAATAGAATAGGTGAAGCACCATCTGTGTCTTCAATATATGCTTACTTAAATGGAACATCATCAATAAAAGCTGATTTTATTCCTTATATAGCAGAAGCATTAAATGTGGCAGAACAAGAGTTATTTGAAGATAATTCAAATAGTAGAAGTAGATACTTAAAGTATATATTAAAAGATTTGTCAAAAAATGAACTTGAATTAATAAAAAATAGAATTGAAGATTTATGTCATTGGGAACAAGAGATGACTAAACAAGTTGAAAAAATATATACTTATAAAACAAATAAGGATAAAATTGATGAGCTTATTTCATTACTTCCTTATATGCCAGATGCATTATATGATAATGTAGTTAAAAAAGTAAGAGAGATAAAAGATTTTACAGATAGCTACTAA
- the tatA gene encoding twin-arginine translocase TatA/TatE family subunit: MGMPGGVEWILIALVVLLLFGGKKIPELAKGLGSGIKNFKKAVKDDEDEEVASTDKVDELDKKSEAKKEEKKEESKTV, translated from the coding sequence ATGGGTATGCCAGGTGGAGTAGAATGGATTTTAATTGCATTAGTAGTATTATTACTATTTGGAGGTAAAAAAATACCAGAACTAGCTAAAGGTTTAGGAAGTGGGATTAAAAACTTCAAAAAAGCAGTAAAAGATGACGAAGACGAAGAAGTTGCAAGCACTGATAAAGTTGATGAATTAGATAAAAAAAGTGAAGCTAAAAAAGAAGAAAAAAAAGAAGAATCTAAAACTGTATAA
- the argS gene encoding arginine--tRNA ligase: protein MQKIVKNYIEEVLEKDVVLEKPKDITLGHFATPVAFSLAKELKKSPMIIANELALKFEESEMFEKVEAVKGFINFKLSSSFLQKLCEESLSLGDEYAKQENVNEKILLEYVSANPTGPLHIGHARGAIAGDTLARIGRHLGYDITTEYYVNDAGAQMDLLGLSLALAGKESILKEEVEYPEKYYRGDYLFDIAQDVQKEFGTEIFNDESRYLELAHFAKDKVLEIIKKDMADIGIEFDNYISEKSLYSSWEKTKEVLEKNGSLYEKDEKLWIKSTQFGDDVDRVVVRDNKIPTYLAGDIIYHKNKYDRAYDRYINIWGADHHGYITRVKAAIEFLGNDSSKLEVLLSQMVQLLKGGEPYKMSKRAGNVILMSDISQEIGSDALRFVFLTKKSDTHLEFDLDILKNQDSSNPVFYINYSYARINQVFKKANLTFDDVVGESFDGLNADAINLVYESLLLPSILQEAFVKRDMQKVTDYLNSLASSVHKFYNDYKIIDSDEQNKYLKVLSLVALTIKVTLNLLGIKAKEIM, encoded by the coding sequence TTGCAAAAAATAGTTAAAAATTATATTGAAGAAGTATTAGAAAAAGATGTAGTACTTGAAAAACCAAAAGATATAACATTGGGACATTTTGCCACTCCAGTTGCTTTTTCTTTAGCAAAAGAGTTGAAAAAATCTCCTATGATAATCGCAAATGAACTTGCTTTAAAATTTGAAGAGAGTGAAATGTTTGAAAAAGTTGAAGCTGTAAAAGGTTTTATTAACTTTAAACTTTCATCTTCATTTTTGCAAAAACTTTGTGAAGAGTCATTGTCTTTGGGTGATGAATACGCAAAACAAGAAAATGTAAATGAAAAGATTCTTTTAGAGTATGTAAGTGCAAATCCGACAGGTCCATTACATATAGGACATGCTAGAGGAGCAATTGCAGGTGATACATTAGCTAGAATTGGAAGACACTTAGGTTATGATATTACAACAGAGTATTATGTAAATGATGCTGGTGCTCAAATGGATCTATTAGGTTTATCTTTAGCCTTAGCAGGAAAAGAATCAATTTTAAAAGAAGAAGTTGAGTATCCAGAAAAATATTATAGAGGCGATTATCTTTTTGATATTGCACAAGATGTTCAAAAAGAGTTTGGAACAGAAATTTTTAATGATGAATCAAGATATCTTGAACTTGCACATTTTGCAAAAGATAAAGTTTTAGAAATTATTAAAAAAGATATGGCTGATATAGGAATTGAATTTGATAATTATATTAGTGAAAAGTCTTTATATTCATCTTGGGAAAAAACAAAAGAGGTATTAGAAAAAAATGGCTCTTTATATGAAAAAGATGAAAAACTTTGGATTAAATCAACACAGTTTGGAGATGATGTAGACAGAGTTGTTGTAAGAGACAATAAAATACCTACTTATCTTGCTGGCGATATTATTTATCATAAAAATAAATATGATAGAGCATATGATAGATATATAAATATTTGGGGTGCAGATCACCATGGATATATTACAAGAGTTAAAGCTGCAATTGAGTTTTTAGGAAATGATTCTTCAAAACTTGAAGTGCTTTTATCTCAAATGGTTCAGTTGCTTAAAGGTGGAGAACCTTATAAAATGAGTAAACGAGCAGGAAATGTAATTTTGATGAGTGATATATCACAAGAGATTGGTTCTGATGCCTTAAGATTTGTATTTTTAACTAAAAAAAGTGATACTCACTTAGAGTTTGATTTAGATATCTTAAAAAATCAAGATAGTTCAAATCCCGTTTTTTATATTAATTATTCATATGCTAGAATAAATCAAGTTTTTAAAAAAGCAAATTTAACTTTTGATGATGTAGTAGGTGAAAGTTTTGATGGATTAAACGCAGATGCTATAAATTTAGTGTATGAATCACTTCTTTTACCATCAATACTACAAGAAGCATTTGTTAAAAGAGATATGCAAAAAGTAACAGATTATTTAAATTCTCTTGCTTCATCAGTACATAAGTTTTATAATGATTATAAAATTATTGATTCAGATGAACAAAATAAATATTTAAAAGTATTAAGTTTAGTAGCACTTACTATAAAAGTTACTTTAAATCTTTTAGGAATAAAGGCGAAGGAGATTATGTAA
- the rsfS gene encoding ribosome silencing factor has product MNKTIEKIRDILNEKKAENIEVLDLRQKDYIVDYVVIATTLNSKHAFSLLNYLKTELKPDGEEFLRVDEDDDWTIIDLGDAFIHLMSEAHREKYNLEEFLEELKQSKE; this is encoded by the coding sequence TTGAACAAAACGATTGAAAAAATAAGAGATATTCTTAATGAAAAAAAAGCAGAAAACATTGAAGTTTTAGATTTAAGACAAAAAGACTACATTGTTGATTATGTAGTTATTGCAACTACATTAAACTCAAAACATGCTTTCTCTTTATTAAATTACTTAAAAACAGAATTAAAACCAGATGGTGAAGAGTTTTTAAGAGTTGATGAAGATGATGATTGGACTATTATTGATTTAGGAGATGCATTTATTCATCTTATGAGTGAAGCACATAGAGAAAAATATAATTTAGAAGAGTTTTTAGAAGAGTTAAAACAAAGCAAAGAGTAA
- the nadD gene encoding nicotinate (nicotinamide) nucleotide adenylyltransferase, which yields MRIAVFGGSFDPPHIAHEKIVFKALEKLDVDKLFIVPTYLNPFKADFHLEPKNRFLLLKKLFENENKVEICDFEIMQNRKVPSYETISYLKKSYDLSKIYLIIGSDNFKNLEKWYKIDSLKNDVEFVLAKRIGFLNENLDSIKTLNIDIDISSTNLRNNIDLKYIPKKIQNDVKTLFKTNKKGN from the coding sequence GTGCGTATAGCAGTGTTTGGAGGTAGTTTTGATCCACCTCATATTGCACATGAAAAAATAGTTTTTAAAGCATTAGAAAAGCTTGATGTAGATAAATTATTTATTGTGCCAACATATTTAAATCCTTTTAAGGCTGATTTTCACTTAGAGCCAAAGAATAGATTTTTGTTATTGAAAAAACTTTTTGAAAATGAAAACAAAGTAGAAATTTGTGATTTTGAAATTATGCAAAACAGAAAAGTTCCTTCATATGAAACTATCTCATATTTAAAAAAATCTTACGACTTATCTAAAATATATTTAATTATTGGAAGTGATAATTTTAAAAATTTAGAAAAATGGTATAAAATAGATTCATTAAAAAATGACGTAGAATTCGTTCTTGCAAAAAGAATTGGCTTTTTAAATGAAAATTTAGATAGTATAAAAACTTTAAACATAGATATTGATATTAGTTCAACTAATTTAAGAAACAATATCGACTTAAAATACATCCCAAAAAAAATACAAAATGATGTAAAAACATTATTTAAAACCAACAAAAAAGGCAATTAA